A window of Apium graveolens cultivar Ventura chromosome 8, ASM990537v1, whole genome shotgun sequence contains these coding sequences:
- the LOC141680442 gene encoding uncharacterized protein LOC141680442 gives MERRNGWLSLLTYLLQIPPSTAAANSKRRDDSYEVDDLVYLKLQPYQQKSLARRPFEKLAAIFYGPFHISQKIGKVDYRLELPSDVKIHPVFHISQLKRSVSTMPYSGPLPPQMIADLELRVEPEELLEVRQVKDGSATKLEVLIKWKVFPYSKQHGRILQLSTINFQHSTLRTRWFFGEGVT, from the exons ATGGAAAGGAGGAATGGATGGTTATCtttactaacgtatttgttgcag attcctccgtcaacagcTGCCGCTAATTCAAAGAGACGGGATGATTCCTACGAAGTTGATGACTTGGTGTACTTGAAATTGCAACCGTATCAGCAGAAATCTCTCGCGAGACGACCATTTGAGAAACTAGCAGCCATATTTTATGGTCCTTTTCACATTTCGCAGAAAATAGGAAAGGTTGACTATCGTTTAGAGTTGCCAAGTGATGTGAAAATACACCCGGTGTTTCATATTTCTCAGTTAAAGAGATCTGTTAGCACCATGCCATATTCAGGTCCGTTGCCACCTCAAATGATTGCTGATTTAGAATTGAGGGTGGAGCCTGAAGAATTACTGGAAGTGCGACAAGTCAAGGACGGGTCAGCAACCAAATTGGAAGTACTCATTAAGTGGAAGGTGTTCCCTTATTCGAAGCAACATGGGAGGATCCTACAATTATCAACAATCAATTTCCAGCATTCCACCTTGAGGACAAGGTGGTTTTTTGGGGAGGGAGTAACGTGA